The following coding sequences are from one bacterium window:
- a CDS encoding CRISPR-associated protein Csn1: MSISRSILIGVATTALFAAAAARPAAAQQQADETAQHVARAQLVDAEGNVVATATLRETAGHGVLIRLEAERLPAGEHAFHIHQTGRCEPPGFESAGGHYAPRGRQHGFLVPAGPHAGDLPNIHVPADGRLVIEVVAPDVTLRPGAPNTLFDEDGSALVIHAGRDDYTSQPAGDAGGRIACGVIRR, from the coding sequence ATGAGCATCAGCCGCTCCATCCTCATCGGCGTAGCGACGACGGCCCTGTTCGCCGCGGCGGCTGCGCGGCCTGCGGCCGCCCAGCAGCAGGCCGACGAGACGGCGCAGCACGTCGCACGCGCACAGCTCGTCGACGCGGAGGGGAACGTCGTCGCGACCGCGACCCTGCGCGAGACCGCCGGGCACGGCGTGCTGATCCGCCTCGAGGCCGAACGACTGCCGGCGGGCGAGCACGCGTTCCACATCCACCAGACGGGCCGCTGCGAGCCGCCCGGCTTCGAGTCGGCGGGGGGGCACTACGCGCCGCGCGGCCGGCAGCACGGGTTCCTGGTGCCGGCCGGCCCGCACGCGGGCGACCTGCCGAACATCCATGTCCCGGCAGACGGCCGGCTCGTGATCGAGGTCGTCGCCCCGGACGTCACGCTCCGCCCCGGCGCGCCGAACACGCTGTTCGATGAGGACGGCTCCGCGCTCGTCATCCACGCCGGCCGCGACGACTACACGAGCCAGCCGGCGGGGGACGCGGGCGGACGCATCGCTTGCGGCGTGATCCGGCGCTGA